From the Thermovirga lienii DSM 17291 genome, one window contains:
- a CDS encoding hypothetical protein (KEGG: aco:Amico_1058 hypothetical protein~SPTR: Putative uncharacterized protein) produces MFVSVFLRHKPKSKKALKVFFMALCLCIIFFRSNVFAKEQETNILVSDPWLYVIVKFIGGVYWNVHPFYFWNDEGNLVKVSKVSKGDYIFVPYRELKEIKRLGISPKYERLVSIYENKPSKLENSCYFLDPSMLPFIALGVMRSLSAIDPSHYPYYQRRLAEFQTRLDSVVRVGRQLLWNVEIFDLTGFSGCWLRAVSGRSKQIFKAKHEIDGVTPEEFDEIISQIKSNKGVVVYSSNLPKNLLPTLEGVPLKVKFAYPTKEEDFFVYLYEFNLSIWNAYRSANF; encoded by the coding sequence GTGTTTGTGAGCGTTTTTTTGAGGCACAAACCAAAAAGCAAGAAAGCCCTAAAAGTTTTTTTTATGGCTCTATGTTTATGCATTATTTTTTTCCGTTCAAACGTTTTTGCCAAGGAACAGGAAACCAATATATTGGTTTCTGATCCTTGGCTATATGTCATAGTCAAGTTTATAGGAGGGGTGTACTGGAACGTCCACCCGTTTTATTTTTGGAACGACGAAGGGAATTTAGTCAAAGTGTCAAAGGTTTCCAAAGGTGACTATATCTTTGTGCCTTACAGAGAGCTGAAGGAAATCAAAAGACTGGGTATATCTCCTAAGTATGAAAGGTTGGTTTCAATATATGAGAATAAGCCCTCAAAGCTAGAGAATAGCTGTTATTTTTTGGATCCATCGATGTTACCTTTCATCGCTCTGGGGGTGATGCGCTCTCTATCTGCTATTGATCCTAGCCATTATCCGTATTATCAGAGAAGATTGGCAGAGTTTCAGACACGATTGGATAGCGTTGTCAGAGTAGGTAGGCAACTTCTTTGGAACGTAGAAATTTTTGACCTCACAGGATTTTCGGGATGTTGGTTGAGGGCAGTCAGTGGCAGGAGCAAACAAATTTTTAAGGCTAAACACGAGATAGATGGCGTTACTCCAGAAGAATTTGATGAAATAATTTCGCAAATCAAGTCCAACAAAGGCGTAGTAGTTTACAGTTCGAATCTGCCTAAAAATCTGTTGCCAACCCTTGAAGGTGTGCCACTAAAGGTGAAGTTTGCCTATCCCACCAAAGAGGAGGATTTTTTCGTTTATCTTTATGAATTTAATTTATCGATATGGAATGCGTACCGTTCAGCAAATTTTTGA
- a CDS encoding orotate phosphoribosyltransferase (PFAM: Phosphoribosyl transferase domain~TIGRFAM: orotate phosphoribosyltransferase, Thermus family~COGs: COG0461 Orotate phosphoribosyltransferase~InterPro IPR006273: IPR000836~KEGG: aco:Amico_1596 orotate phosphoribosyltransferase~PFAM: phosphoribosyltransferase~PRIAM: Orotate phosphoribosyltransferase~SPTR: Orotate phosphoribosyltransferase;~TIGRFAM: orotate phosphoribosyltransferase), with amino-acid sequence MSKEQNKPLDYKYIEQLMKESGALLEGHFLLSSGLHSPYYLQCALFLRFPKNAEIAGKLLAEKIVKLGKPDFVVSPALGGLIIGHEVARALDVPFLFCEREGGIMKMRRFTPPSGGKYVVVEDVITTGKSTLETIEAVNAKTSADLLGVACIVDRSSGKLQSLPSPISLWQVDFPVYSPEDCPLCKDSSLPLVKPGSRS; translated from the coding sequence ATGAGTAAAGAGCAGAACAAACCTTTAGATTATAAGTACATAGAACAACTTATGAAAGAGTCGGGAGCTCTACTGGAAGGTCACTTTTTGCTCTCTTCAGGTCTACATAGCCCTTATTATTTACAGTGTGCCCTTTTCCTAAGGTTTCCTAAAAATGCCGAAATAGCAGGTAAACTCCTGGCTGAAAAAATAGTAAAATTGGGAAAGCCTGATTTCGTTGTTTCACCAGCCCTTGGAGGCCTCATAATAGGACATGAGGTTGCAAGGGCCTTAGACGTTCCCTTTCTCTTCTGCGAGAGGGAGGGCGGAATAATGAAGATGAGAAGGTTTACTCCACCTAGTGGAGGAAAGTACGTAGTGGTTGAAGATGTGATCACAACGGGAAAGTCGACTCTTGAGACTATTGAGGCCGTAAATGCCAAAACTAGTGCAGACTTATTAGGTGTGGCCTGTATAGTGGATAGAAGCTCTGGAAAGCTTCAAAGTTTACCAAGTCCCATTTCGTTATGGCAGGTAGATTTTCCTGTGTATTCACCAGAGGACTGTCCGTTATGCAAGGATTCATCTTTACCATTAGTTAAGCCGGGGAGCAGATCTTAG
- a CDS encoding orotidine 5'-phosphate decarboxylase (PFAM: Orotidine 5'-phosphate decarboxylase / HUMPS family~TIGRFAM: orotidine 5'-phosphate decarboxylase, subfamily 1~COGs: COG0284 Orotidine-5'-phosphate decarboxylase~InterPro IPR018089: IPR014732: IPR001754~KEGG: aco:Amico_1597 orotidine 5'-phosphate decarboxylase~PFAM: Orotidine 5'-phosphate decarboxylase~PRIAM: Orotidine-5'-phosphate decarboxylase~SPTR: Orotidine 5'-phosphate decarboxylase;~TIGRFAM: orotidine 5'-phosphate decarboxylase) translates to MRDRKTELILALDLDSPEEAREFLTKNCSNLKYIKIGPKLFIKGGKDFLSFVIGEGWDVFLDVKLHDIPNTVKGAVEAASELGLWALTLHAAGGIKMMEDAFRARGSKEKPLLFGVTVLTSMDESTLQEVTPGCSIKESLVARAKACLAAKMDGIVCSTKDLHLFSGKEYENLLKVVPGIRPKDFVNKDDQKRVATPAEAARSGADYIVVGRPILLSHDPKEVINNILEDLENE, encoded by the coding sequence TTGAGAGATAGAAAGACTGAACTCATCCTTGCATTGGATTTGGATTCTCCAGAGGAAGCGAGAGAGTTTCTTACCAAAAATTGCAGTAATTTAAAGTATATAAAAATAGGGCCCAAGCTTTTTATCAAAGGAGGAAAGGATTTTCTGAGCTTTGTAATTGGGGAAGGTTGGGATGTCTTTTTAGATGTTAAACTTCATGATATACCTAACACGGTGAAGGGAGCAGTAGAAGCCGCTTCGGAATTGGGTTTGTGGGCTCTAACGCTACATGCTGCTGGTGGAATAAAAATGATGGAAGATGCTTTTCGTGCGAGAGGTTCCAAAGAAAAACCTCTTTTGTTTGGTGTAACGGTTCTTACGAGCATGGATGAATCGACGTTGCAAGAAGTAACTCCTGGATGCTCCATTAAAGAAAGCCTTGTAGCAAGAGCAAAAGCCTGTCTTGCAGCAAAAATGGATGGTATAGTTTGTTCGACGAAAGACCTGCATTTGTTTAGTGGAAAAGAATATGAGAATTTATTGAAAGTAGTTCCTGGAATTCGTCCAAAGGATTTCGTTAATAAAGATGATCAGAAGAGAGTGGCAACGCCCGCTGAAGCGGCAAGGAGTGGAGCAGATTATATAGTGGTGGGTAGGCCTATTTTGCTATCCCATGATCCCAAAGAGGTTATAAATAATATATTGGAGGATTTGGAAAATGAGTAA